A genomic region of Trichothermofontia sichuanensis B231 contains the following coding sequences:
- a CDS encoding AMIN domain-containing protein: MKLHPTLTLALMGGTTALFTLVQPAWASATEVTEVELTPTAAGLSLVLKMSGEEHQQTQVFAVPKGKKWIADVPNAQLRLPKGNEFRQSNPAPGIAAVTVSQLGAGVRITVEGSEARPLGEVVSRDRDRIVLSLNPGEGQLAADNGRYDPAQGTKELPTDVKLATPRLELAQLLPPPTSGQQAAPKPVVPSPSPSPATPPKYDVLIPNPQVEITGGPPPVPASSVPPPFLPRAIAPPLGDMSVSNIDATPATIDLGTNEIVPRLVLREAPVRDVLALLARAAGLNLAFSDSPQTGASPGGGPEGQNTQAAAAAAQRTITLDIENEPVQDVFNYVIQLSGFQANRIGRTIFVGERLPLATRDIAARTLRLNQAQAAAAAAFLSAQGAETQRVVTRTTRTVEGTGIDRREREETQTTIEPLSASQQLSTGPLLLTGLSVVTDERLNQVTLIGDSRQVQIASALLKQQDLRKRQVAVNVKVVDVNLSSLENWNSSFSFGINDSFFVVDNGNGTARFGQFAPASSNDLNPALNPGGRFGRPIVNNPVAGITPFDNPEGTELVRDPVTGQFLRARPNQPGSIFGPGGNPLKPGADIVSPARLPADATTGSPQLFFDRNGIPRAYSELTVGGGRYEPLRSSDNNLIAAGTGPQRFYDENGVARLFSELTVGGGKFKPLLGPDSSPIAAPENSLFLDTAGTPRRFEELTIGGGNFPARLDDQGNPITATDNVAIFLDKNGTPRRFSELTIGGGTFEPFRNPAGNLVATTAAALAPQFFDVNGIPRLFSELTVGGGSFAPLLNPNGAPIPARAAIQALPGFIGEAAQVAYRLPQVFQYPRQFLAQLDASVQTGNAKILTDPTLTVQEGETANVILADRVLTNVVETISPATATVAATVAINNEFTDVGLTLSVEVQKIDDNGFVTLNVRPVISTPTGSQEVATSTTPSGTIAVARVARRELNSGSIRIRDGQTLILAGIISEQDRELVKKVPVLGDLPIVGALFRSRQADKSRNEVVIVLTPHILDDSDRANFGYNYTPSREVQQVLQRSQAR; encoded by the coding sequence GTGAAACTGCATCCGACTTTAACCCTCGCCTTGATGGGCGGGACGACAGCTTTATTCACCCTTGTGCAGCCCGCGTGGGCAAGTGCGACTGAGGTAACAGAGGTTGAGCTAACTCCCACGGCAGCGGGTTTGTCGCTGGTGCTGAAGATGAGCGGAGAGGAGCACCAACAGACGCAGGTGTTTGCAGTGCCCAAGGGTAAGAAGTGGATAGCAGATGTCCCGAATGCCCAGCTACGCCTCCCCAAGGGGAATGAGTTTCGGCAAAGTAATCCGGCGCCAGGCATTGCGGCGGTGACGGTGAGCCAGCTTGGCGCTGGGGTGCGAATTACGGTGGAAGGCAGTGAGGCACGGCCTCTGGGTGAGGTAGTCAGCCGCGATCGCGATCGTATCGTACTGAGTCTGAATCCGGGTGAGGGCCAGCTTGCGGCAGACAATGGGAGGTATGACCCAGCCCAAGGTACAAAGGAGTTACCCACAGATGTCAAGTTAGCGACTCCCAGGCTGGAGTTGGCCCAGTTGTTGCCGCCGCCGACTTCTGGTCAGCAGGCAGCCCCAAAGCCGGTGGTGCCCTCCCCCAGTCCCAGCCCTGCGACGCCACCGAAGTATGATGTGTTGATTCCAAATCCGCAGGTGGAGATTACGGGGGGGCCGCCACCGGTGCCCGCTTCCAGCGTACCGCCGCCGTTTTTACCCCGTGCCATTGCGCCGCCGTTAGGGGATATGTCGGTGTCGAATATTGATGCGACACCTGCGACGATTGACCTGGGTACCAATGAGATTGTGCCGCGTCTTGTGTTGCGGGAGGCCCCAGTGCGGGATGTGTTGGCCCTGTTGGCACGGGCAGCGGGGCTGAACCTGGCGTTTTCAGATTCCCCGCAGACGGGGGCCTCTCCAGGCGGCGGGCCAGAGGGTCAGAATACGCAAGCAGCAGCAGCAGCAGCCCAACGCACCATTACCCTAGATATTGAAAATGAGCCAGTCCAGGATGTCTTTAATTATGTTATCCAACTCAGTGGGTTCCAGGCGAACCGGATAGGTCGCACAATTTTTGTGGGTGAGCGGCTCCCGCTGGCAACCCGTGATATTGCGGCCCGGACCTTACGGCTGAATCAGGCGCAGGCCGCGGCGGCGGCGGCGTTTTTAAGTGCGCAAGGGGCAGAAACGCAACGGGTGGTGACTCGAACCACGCGGACCGTAGAAGGGACAGGGATTGACCGTCGGGAACGGGAGGAAACACAAACGACGATCGAACCGCTATCGGCTAGTCAGCAACTCTCAACGGGTCCCCTTTTGCTGACAGGATTGTCAGTCGTGACGGATGAACGGCTGAACCAAGTCACACTGATTGGAGATAGCCGTCAGGTGCAAATTGCCTCGGCCTTGCTGAAACAGCAAGATTTGCGCAAACGCCAGGTTGCCGTCAATGTTAAGGTTGTAGACGTTAACCTCAGTTCCTTAGAAAACTGGAATAGTAGTTTTTCCTTTGGCATTAATGACTCCTTTTTTGTGGTCGACAATGGCAATGGTACGGCTCGCTTTGGCCAATTTGCTCCTGCCTCTAGCAATGATTTGAACCCTGCCCTCAATCCGGGCGGTCGCTTTGGACGCCCAATTGTGAATAATCCGGTTGCCGGGATTACGCCATTTGATAACCCGGAAGGGACTGAATTGGTCCGTGATCCAGTGACTGGACAGTTTCTGCGAGCTAGACCTAATCAGCCCGGTTCCATCTTTGGCCCTGGGGGCAATCCCCTTAAACCGGGTGCAGATATTGTTAGTCCAGCCCGCTTGCCTGCTGATGCTACGACGGGGAGTCCCCAACTGTTCTTCGATCGCAATGGTATCCCCCGAGCGTATAGTGAACTTACGGTGGGCGGGGGTCGATATGAACCCTTGCGGAGTTCTGACAATAACCTGATTGCGGCAGGCACAGGACCACAGCGGTTCTACGATGAGAATGGTGTAGCTCGATTGTTCAGTGAACTGACCGTGGGTGGCGGTAAATTCAAGCCATTGTTGGGTCCGGATAGTAGTCCGATCGCCGCACCAGAAAATAGCCTTTTCCTGGATACGGCGGGGACTCCTCGACGTTTTGAAGAATTAACAATTGGGGGTGGCAATTTCCCCGCGCGTCTAGATGATCAGGGCAACCCTATTACAGCGACAGACAATGTGGCGATATTCCTGGATAAGAATGGGACGCCGCGGCGGTTTAGTGAACTGACGATTGGCGGTGGGACGTTTGAACCCTTCCGGAATCCGGCTGGCAATCTGGTGGCAACGACAGCCGCAGCTCTTGCCCCCCAATTCTTTGATGTCAATGGGATTCCCCGTTTGTTTTCGGAGTTGACCGTGGGCGGTGGGTCGTTTGCACCCCTATTAAATCCCAATGGTGCGCCCATTCCAGCTAGGGCTGCTATTCAGGCATTGCCTGGATTTATTGGTGAGGCGGCCCAAGTTGCCTATCGGCTACCACAAGTGTTCCAGTATCCTCGGCAATTCCTGGCCCAGTTGGATGCCAGTGTTCAAACTGGCAATGCGAAGATCTTGACTGATCCAACCCTGACAGTGCAGGAAGGGGAAACCGCAAATGTAATTTTGGCCGATCGCGTTTTGACTAATGTCGTCGAAACCATCTCACCGGCGACGGCCACAGTTGCAGCCACGGTCGCCATCAATAACGAGTTTACTGATGTCGGTTTAACCTTGAGTGTGGAAGTCCAGAAGATTGATGATAATGGGTTTGTCACCCTCAATGTGCGACCGGTCATCTCTACGCCCACTGGCTCACAAGAAGTTGCAACGTCAACTACACCTTCTGGGACGATCGCGGTTGCACGAGTTGCACGTCGGGAACTGAATTCTGGCTCAATCCGGATCCGCGATGGTCAAACCCTGATTCTGGCTGGGATTATCAGCGAACAGGATCGCGAATTGGTTAAGAAGGTGCCTGTCTTGGGTGATCTGCCAATTGTCGGTGCGCTTTTCCGCAGTCGGCAGGCGGATAAATCCCGGAATGAGGTTGTGATTGTCCTGACGCCCCATATCCTGGATGATAGCGATCGCGCCAACTTTGGTTATAACTACACCCCTAGCCGCGAAGTTCAGCAAGTCCTGCAACGCAGTCAGGCCCGTTAA
- the devC gene encoding ABC transporter permease DevC, giving the protein MRTPLAWLNLVHEKTRLLVAIAGVAFAVMIIFMNLGFLGALGTAASAIYTKLNADIVLSSPKTLEIGSSKPFPIDRLYQAAGIEGVERVMPLYLGISLWRNAETRKMRAIFIYAFNPNDPVFLLPELATPELQAALRRPNTVLIDQRSRPEYGPRDIGIETELNRRAATIGGHYELGGGFSADGTLIMSDQNFRRYFDPRPLNLIDFGLIQLTPGTDTDAVAAKLRQVLPADVRVFTRQEIMDRDRTFWIQTTSTGFIFGMGVVVALIVGTVIVYQILYTDITQHRVQYATLKAMGYPSTFLFSLVLQEALILACLGYIPGFAISLGLYDMAYKATAGTLLIMMDAQRAILVFCLTLGMCTVSGLISVRKAVVADPAEVY; this is encoded by the coding sequence ATGAGAACCCCTTTGGCTTGGCTGAACCTGGTTCATGAGAAAACCCGCCTGCTGGTGGCGATCGCCGGGGTGGCCTTTGCCGTGATGATTATTTTCATGAATTTGGGCTTCCTCGGTGCCCTGGGCACAGCAGCTAGTGCGATCTATACCAAACTCAACGCCGATATTGTGCTCAGTTCACCGAAAACTCTGGAAATTGGGTCGAGTAAACCGTTTCCGATCGACCGTCTGTATCAGGCAGCGGGCATTGAGGGGGTGGAGCGCGTGATGCCCCTTTACTTGGGAATCTCCCTCTGGCGCAATGCCGAAACGCGCAAGATGCGGGCGATTTTTATCTATGCCTTTAACCCCAATGATCCGGTTTTTCTGCTACCGGAACTGGCAACGCCGGAACTTCAGGCTGCCCTGCGCCGCCCCAATACGGTTCTCATTGATCAACGATCGCGCCCGGAATATGGTCCCCGCGACATTGGGATAGAGACGGAACTCAATCGCCGTGCTGCCACGATCGGGGGGCACTACGAACTGGGGGGCGGCTTTTCTGCGGATGGTACCCTCATCATGAGTGACCAGAATTTTCGGCGTTACTTTGACCCTCGCCCCCTGAATCTCATTGACTTTGGTCTGATCCAACTGACGCCAGGAACCGATACTGACGCGGTGGCAGCAAAACTGCGGCAGGTTCTACCCGCCGATGTGCGCGTCTTTACCCGCCAGGAAATTATGGATCGCGATCGCACGTTCTGGATTCAAACCACCTCCACCGGCTTCATCTTCGGTATGGGCGTTGTCGTTGCCTTGATTGTCGGTACGGTCATCGTTTATCAAATCCTCTATACCGACATCACCCAACACCGTGTCCAGTACGCTACCCTCAAGGCAATGGGATACCCCAGTACTTTTCTGTTTAGTCTCGTGCTGCAAGAGGCCCTGATCCTGGCCTGTCTGGGGTATATTCCTGGGTTTGCCATCTCCCTTGGTCTCTACGATATGGCCTATAAAGCCACAGCGGGAACGCTCCTCATCATGATGGATGCCCAACGGGCGATTCTCGTTTTTTGTCTCACCCTGGGCATGTGTACCGTATCAGGTCTGATTTCAGTACGAAAGGCCGTTGTCGCTGATCCGGCGGAGGTTTATTAG
- a CDS encoding nitrate reductase associated protein: protein MFFNFEAEFVESLRCIPMQVRYKLDTCGVKLKLQHWHQLTPAIRQQLVTLPCDTPAAIAAYRQQLQQWVTEATGSPAGELAIDPHPPWLQAETVPDSVQAKAAEFQVTIAPLQWANLTPLQRFALIKLSRASHENRNFWPALQEFGLA from the coding sequence ATGTTTTTTAACTTTGAAGCAGAATTTGTCGAATCGTTACGCTGCATTCCCATGCAGGTGCGCTACAAGCTGGATACCTGCGGTGTCAAGCTCAAACTTCAGCATTGGCACCAGTTAACCCCCGCAATCCGACAGCAATTGGTGACCTTGCCCTGTGATACCCCGGCAGCGATCGCGGCCTATCGACAGCAACTTCAGCAGTGGGTGACCGAAGCCACCGGCTCCCCCGCTGGCGAACTAGCGATCGACCCTCACCCGCCCTGGTTACAAGCTGAGACAGTGCCAGACAGTGTGCAGGCCAAAGCGGCGGAATTTCAGGTGACGATCGCTCCCCTGCAATGGGCCAACCTTACCCCTTTGCAACGATTTGCCCTGATCAAACTCAGCCGTGCCAGCCACGAGAACCGGAATTTCTGGCCCGCCCTCCAGGAATTTGGGCTAGCCTGA
- the devC gene encoding ABC transporter permease DevC yields the protein MLPPRYTFLAWFNLTHEPRRLVTALAGVAFAVLLMFIFLGFKNALYDSQVQLIKILNADIVIINSIKDNMFVPEQFALRRLYQARAFEGVEAAYPLYTNTADWKNPVTKETRPLRVLAFNPHDPVLLVPEVLENVSALQLPWTALVDEKARPEIGPIQPGMVTELMNQQVRIVGTFRLGTDFAAGNGNVVMSDQNFLRYFARLGPEVDSRTLNTVDVGLVKVKPGTDVGLLVKTLREQLPKDVQVLTKREFEQQERRYWQENTNIGFVFGLLTSMSFVVGIILVYQILYTDVADHWAEYATLKAMGYSGLHLLGVVMQEAVILAILGFVPGMIVSLGLYDLTQNTTGLLMQITLERSFNIFLITLLMCLISGTIAVRKVLAADPAEVFG from the coding sequence ATGTTACCGCCTCGTTACACCTTTCTCGCCTGGTTTAATCTCACCCACGAACCCCGTCGGTTGGTGACCGCGTTGGCGGGGGTAGCGTTTGCCGTATTGTTAATGTTTATTTTTCTAGGGTTTAAGAATGCGCTGTACGATAGCCAGGTACAACTGATTAAGATCCTGAATGCGGATATCGTGATTATCAATAGCATTAAGGACAATATGTTTGTGCCGGAGCAATTTGCCCTGCGGCGATTATATCAGGCCCGTGCATTTGAGGGGGTAGAGGCGGCTTATCCGCTCTATACCAATACAGCAGATTGGAAAAATCCCGTGACCAAGGAGACGCGCCCACTGCGGGTTCTAGCATTTAATCCCCATGATCCGGTGTTGTTAGTGCCAGAGGTACTGGAGAATGTATCGGCGCTCCAATTGCCGTGGACAGCATTGGTGGATGAAAAGGCGCGTCCGGAGATTGGCCCCATTCAACCTGGCATGGTGACTGAATTAATGAACCAACAGGTGCGAATTGTGGGGACCTTTCGTTTGGGGACGGATTTCGCAGCGGGAAATGGCAATGTGGTCATGAGTGATCAGAATTTCCTACGCTATTTTGCCCGTCTGGGGCCGGAGGTGGATAGCCGGACGTTGAATACGGTAGATGTGGGGTTGGTTAAGGTCAAGCCGGGGACGGATGTGGGGCTATTGGTGAAAACCCTGCGGGAACAATTGCCCAAGGATGTTCAGGTTTTAACGAAACGGGAGTTTGAGCAACAGGAACGTCGCTATTGGCAGGAGAATACGAACATTGGGTTTGTGTTTGGTCTGTTAACGTCGATGAGTTTTGTGGTGGGCATTATTCTGGTCTATCAAATCCTCTATACCGATGTGGCGGATCATTGGGCAGAATATGCCACGCTGAAGGCGATGGGCTATTCGGGGTTGCATCTATTGGGGGTGGTGATGCAGGAGGCGGTGATTTTGGCAATTTTAGGGTTCGTGCCAGGGATGATTGTGAGTCTGGGGTTATATGATCTCACCCAAAATACAACGGGGTTGTTGATGCAAATCACCCTAGAGCGATCGTTCAATATCTTTTTGATTACCCTATTAATGTGTTTAATTTCTGGCACGATCGCGGTCCGTAAGGTGTTAGCGGCTGATCCAGCGGAGGTATTTGGATGA
- a CDS encoding efflux RND transporter periplasmic adaptor subunit — protein sequence MGQSSRSEIAVAIYCFCEPATMTIGQRFQSNLPSRPWIIAGGLLTLVILGVGLTRLLPWLSAQRSEPERVATPLPQRVTVAALGRLEPKSEVIRVSGPVGERIGQLRVARGDQVKAGQVLAVLESYHERLAERNLSASQLAEAEQRLQAETQFRQAQVREAQTRIQQVAQPKAFEVEAQQARVRELEANLALAQADRDRAASLYQEGAIAQQALDRQETEVRRIEEQLRNARSTLTQLREARQVDTRNAQAQLQVAQANLPLAQVQAAVESARQNLKLAEARLDRTLIRAPQDGRVLQILTRAGEAIGNAGILDLGDTRQMNVVAEVYETDVNLVKVGQRATITSRNGAFPGSLTGKVIEVGWQVFKNDVLDDDPAANADARVVEVKIRLDNSQPVEALTNLQVDVKIDVS from the coding sequence ATGGGTCAGTCAAGCCGGTCTGAGATCGCCGTTGCCATCTACTGCTTCTGTGAGCCAGCCACTATGACGATCGGTCAGCGATTTCAGTCCAACCTCCCCAGTCGCCCCTGGATCATTGCGGGGGGTCTCCTGACGCTCGTGATCTTGGGGGTGGGATTAACCCGCCTCTTGCCCTGGTTGTCAGCGCAACGCAGTGAGCCGGAGCGGGTAGCAACGCCATTGCCCCAACGGGTGACGGTGGCGGCGTTGGGTCGTCTAGAGCCGAAAAGTGAGGTGATCCGGGTGAGTGGTCCGGTGGGAGAACGGATTGGTCAGTTACGGGTAGCTAGGGGGGATCAGGTAAAGGCCGGGCAGGTGCTGGCGGTCCTGGAAAGCTATCACGAACGGTTGGCGGAACGGAATCTCAGCGCTAGCCAACTGGCGGAGGCTGAGCAGCGGCTTCAGGCAGAAACCCAATTCCGGCAGGCCCAGGTCCGCGAGGCCCAAACCCGGATTCAACAAGTAGCCCAACCGAAGGCGTTTGAGGTGGAGGCCCAACAGGCCAGGGTACGGGAACTGGAGGCGAATTTAGCCCTAGCCCAGGCCGATCGCGATCGCGCGGCCAGTCTCTACCAGGAAGGCGCGATCGCCCAACAGGCCCTCGATCGCCAGGAAACCGAGGTCCGCCGGATCGAAGAACAGTTGCGCAATGCCCGCTCGACCCTGACCCAACTGCGGGAAGCCCGTCAGGTAGACACCCGCAATGCCCAGGCCCAACTCCAGGTGGCCCAAGCTAATTTGCCCCTGGCGCAAGTGCAAGCGGCGGTGGAGTCTGCCCGTCAAAACTTGAAACTGGCGGAAGCTCGCCTCGATCGCACCCTGATCCGGGCACCCCAGGATGGGCGGGTCCTGCAAATTCTGACCCGGGCCGGGGAAGCGATCGGCAACGCGGGCATTCTGGATTTGGGGGATACTCGCCAAATGAATGTGGTGGCAGAGGTCTATGAAACCGATGTCAATCTGGTGAAGGTGGGGCAACGGGCAACAATTACCAGTCGCAATGGGGCTTTTCCGGGTAGCTTGACGGGGAAAGTGATCGAAGTGGGCTGGCAAGTGTTTAAGAACGATGTCTTGGATGATGATCCGGCGGCTAATGCCGATGCCCGTGTGGTGGAAGTCAAAATCCGCCTGGATAACAGTCAACCCGTGGAAGCCCTGACGAATCTGCAAGTGGATGTCAAGATCGACGTGTCATGA
- a CDS encoding mechanosensitive ion channel family protein, producing MADRKQDGRGMVKSRHWVARGWRRWLGFCLAMGLGYWLAWGGIPGMVHWVVPAGMAQVQPGGVKPIAPSASQPTPTPTPTTQFPLNLSLPPELERFFSNRPSMSQAAVSLDGQPLFQVAALDIATGDDPAADSVSVQARVRLIESRLNRIATRGFDPNTLAVQIAWENQQPVLIVNSRADGRTYQDTLLTVTDLDARLHETDMETLAQEWAATVEAALRRFQQERQPTFLRHQLLVAAALFTMAAILSLLLRYWQHRLHQERDRLAPVAHTEPSPLTATDRDTPPTVTTTLLQQQLQNRQRRSVLAIQQLFAVVGQVLLWFSTVFLILGLFPYTRWLQPLLLRLINIPGRLLAIAALFYVLMRLSVMGIDRIFTLLQEGPEWSPEQSQRRALRFSTFASVLKGVAVAILAMIGAIVGLSSVGVQIAPLLAGAGIVGLGISLAAQNLIRDIINGCLILLEDQYGVGDVIRVGEVSGLVEYMGLRMTQLRDTDGRLITVPNSSITIVQNLTKEWSRVDLMITVALTADLEKALQVIQQVAQEMRSVYPWQALILDTPQLLGVEHLDHVGATIRLWIKTLPQKQWEVAREYRRRLKLAFDREGIAIGVPQQSVWFHSRVTPLPPDRMTPPGEAQLSNYP from the coding sequence ATGGCCGATCGCAAGCAAGATGGGCGGGGAATGGTGAAAAGTAGACACTGGGTTGCCAGGGGATGGCGACGCTGGCTCGGATTCTGTCTGGCAATGGGGTTAGGGTATTGGCTCGCTTGGGGAGGTATCCCAGGGATGGTTCACTGGGTTGTCCCTGCCGGTATGGCTCAGGTGCAACCGGGCGGAGTCAAACCGATCGCGCCATCAGCTAGTCAGCCGACACCGACGCCCACACCGACCACCCAATTCCCTTTAAATCTGAGCTTGCCCCCGGAACTAGAGCGTTTTTTTAGCAATCGGCCCTCGATGAGCCAAGCGGCTGTTAGCCTAGATGGGCAACCCTTGTTTCAAGTGGCGGCTCTCGACATAGCAACTGGGGACGATCCGGCAGCGGATTCTGTCTCGGTACAGGCACGGGTCCGGTTAATTGAGTCGCGCTTGAATCGCATTGCCACCCGTGGGTTTGATCCCAATACCTTAGCGGTCCAGATTGCCTGGGAGAATCAGCAGCCCGTCTTGATTGTGAACTCGCGGGCAGATGGCCGAACCTACCAGGATACGCTGCTCACGGTGACCGATCTCGATGCCCGGTTGCATGAGACGGATATGGAGACCTTAGCCCAGGAGTGGGCGGCCACCGTGGAAGCGGCCCTACGACGCTTTCAACAGGAACGCCAGCCCACCTTTCTCCGGCACCAGTTGCTCGTGGCGGCGGCCCTGTTTACGATGGCGGCGATCCTCAGTTTGCTCCTGCGCTACTGGCAACACCGTCTGCACCAGGAGCGCGATCGTCTGGCCCCTGTGGCCCACACTGAACCCAGCCCGTTAACGGCTACTGATCGGGATACCCCCCCTACCGTGACAACAACCCTGCTTCAGCAGCAGCTTCAAAATCGGCAACGACGCAGTGTTCTGGCTATCCAGCAGCTTTTTGCAGTGGTTGGACAGGTGCTCCTCTGGTTTAGTACGGTGTTCCTGATCCTGGGGCTTTTCCCCTATACCCGCTGGTTGCAGCCCCTGCTGTTGCGCTTGATCAATATCCCAGGGCGGTTGCTAGCGATCGCGGCCCTGTTCTATGTCCTGATGCGCCTGAGTGTGATGGGGATCGATCGCATTTTTACCCTCTTGCAGGAAGGTCCCGAATGGTCGCCGGAACAGTCACAACGGCGTGCCCTACGGTTTTCCACCTTTGCCAGTGTGTTAAAGGGGGTGGCGGTTGCCATCCTGGCGATGATCGGCGCGATCGTCGGGTTGTCCAGTGTGGGGGTCCAGATTGCTCCCCTACTGGCTGGGGCTGGGATTGTGGGGTTAGGCATTTCGTTAGCGGCCCAAAACCTGATCCGAGATATCATCAATGGCTGCTTGATTCTGCTGGAGGATCAGTATGGGGTGGGGGATGTGATTCGGGTGGGCGAGGTGTCGGGCTTGGTGGAATACATGGGCCTGCGTATGACCCAACTGCGGGATACGGACGGACGGCTGATCACCGTGCCCAATAGCTCGATTACGATCGTGCAAAACCTGACTAAAGAGTGGTCCCGTGTCGATTTAATGATTACCGTTGCCCTGACTGCCGATCTGGAGAAGGCGCTACAGGTGATCCAGCAGGTTGCCCAGGAGATGCGATCGGTCTATCCCTGGCAGGCGTTGATTCTCGATACCCCGCAACTATTAGGGGTAGAACACCTCGACCATGTGGGAGCCACCATCCGGCTCTGGATCAAGACCCTGCCCCAGAAGCAATGGGAGGTGGCACGGGAATATCGGCGGCGGCTGAAGTTGGCCTTCGATCGCGAGGGCATTGCGATCGGGGTGCCGCAACAGTCCGTCTGGTTCCACAGCCGCGTCACGCCCCTGCCACCCGATCGGATGACCCCACCAGGGGAAGCCCAACTCAGCAACTATCCCTAA
- a CDS encoding DevA family ABC transporter ATP-binding protein, producing the protein MTQVMLSDDVRPISAPTLAIEEPVVKIRNLNHYFGHGDLAKQVLYDINLDLPRGQIVIMTGPSGSGKTTLLSLIGGLRTAQTGSLRVLGRELVGLNKSQLVDIRRNIGFIFQMHNLFESLTASQNVEMAVELFNHWRDKRQKAVAVLTQVGLAERVDYKPKHLSGGQKQRVAIARALVNQPTLILADEPTAALDKKSGRDVVLLMQRLAKEEGRTILMVTHDNRILDVADRIINLVDGRLESDETLAHFVASHDPKSLDRRMFMM; encoded by the coding sequence ATGACTCAGGTAATGTTAAGCGATGATGTCAGGCCCATCAGTGCGCCAACGCTGGCGATCGAGGAGCCTGTGGTTAAAATTCGCAATTTAAATCATTATTTTGGCCACGGTGATCTGGCAAAACAGGTGTTATATGACATCAATTTGGATCTACCCAGAGGCCAGATTGTGATCATGACGGGGCCATCGGGTTCTGGGAAAACGACGCTTCTCAGTTTAATCGGGGGGTTGCGCACGGCCCAAACGGGCAGTTTAAGGGTTTTGGGACGGGAACTCGTGGGCTTAAATAAGTCGCAATTGGTGGATATTCGCCGCAATATAGGCTTCATTTTCCAGATGCATAATTTGTTTGAGTCGCTGACGGCCTCTCAAAATGTAGAGATGGCGGTAGAACTCTTCAACCATTGGCGGGATAAACGCCAAAAGGCAGTGGCCGTGCTAACCCAAGTCGGTCTAGCGGAGCGGGTGGACTATAAACCGAAGCATCTCTCTGGGGGTCAAAAACAACGGGTGGCGATTGCCCGGGCGCTGGTAAACCAACCGACCTTGATCCTGGCGGATGAACCGACGGCGGCGCTGGATAAGAAGTCGGGTCGGGATGTGGTGCTGTTGATGCAACGGCTGGCGAAGGAGGAGGGCCGCACGATCCTGATGGTAACCCACGATAATCGCATTCTAGATGTGGCCGATCGCATTATCAATTTGGTGGATGGGCGTCTGGAATCAGATGAAACGTTGGCTCATTTTGTCGCTTCCCATGACCCCAAAAGTCTCGATCGGCGGATGTTTATGATGTAA
- a CDS encoding GspMb/PilO family protein, with the protein MTTAIQTTGTEPQQYPSAFGITFTPLIGGVIIAVLGLAGGVYVLATQVLPAWQQVQDLNSQVQAKRLEVEQKQASKAAVAEAQANLEKALQRQETVTKFFSQSRNLDTLLLTLNQIAQERDVKINQFAPGKTEVVEDDSLGPGVKGKLERTNFTIELEGNFRAIQSVLRSIERLEPLLLIQGLSAESDRPAPQLEVSLAQTPAGLASNQPILRTTAQEPTLKTTFTLQAIRALSPEEIAAYEAEKAAKPQ; encoded by the coding sequence ATGACCACAGCCATCCAAACAACGGGGACTGAACCCCAACAATATCCCTCGGCTTTTGGGATTACGTTTACACCGCTCATTGGGGGGGTAATTATTGCGGTGCTGGGGCTAGCCGGTGGGGTTTATGTGTTAGCAACGCAGGTTCTCCCGGCATGGCAACAGGTCCAAGATCTCAATAGTCAGGTGCAGGCCAAGCGGCTAGAGGTGGAGCAGAAGCAGGCCAGTAAGGCCGCAGTGGCTGAAGCCCAGGCGAATCTGGAGAAGGCGCTGCAACGCCAGGAGACGGTGACAAAGTTCTTTTCCCAAAGCCGGAATCTGGACACGCTGCTGCTGACTTTGAATCAGATTGCGCAGGAGCGGGATGTCAAAATCAACCAGTTTGCGCCTGGGAAAACGGAGGTGGTGGAGGATGACTCCTTGGGACCAGGGGTCAAGGGTAAGTTAGAGCGGACGAATTTTACGATCGAGTTGGAGGGGAACTTTCGGGCTATACAATCGGTGCTGCGGAGTATTGAGCGATTAGAGCCGTTGTTGTTGATTCAAGGTCTATCGGCAGAGTCTGATCGCCCTGCGCCACAACTGGAGGTTTCTTTGGCGCAAACCCCAGCGGGTTTAGCCTCGAATCAGCCAATTTTAAGGACGACGGCGCAGGAACCCACCCTCAAGACGACGTTTACCTTACAAGCCATCCGTGCCCTTTCACCTGAGGAAATTGCGGCGTATGAGGCAGAAAAGGCAGCGAAGCCACAGTAG